The Streptomyces sp. Alt3 genome has a segment encoding these proteins:
- a CDS encoding coagulation factor 5/8 type domain-containing protein, with product MQVPPTNPAAPTASRRHRRSKALGLAALAVSLLMAFPTAQSAFGDEAEDLPGGGDLGPNVLVFDPSTPDIQGKVDEIFKKQESAQFGSDRYALMFKPGTYDDINAQIGFYTSIAGLGLNPDDTTFNGDVTVDAGWFDGNATQNFWRSAENLALNPVNGTNRWAVSQAAPFRRMHVKGGLNLAPNGYGWASGGYIADSKIDGQVGPYSQQQWYTRDSSVGSWGNGVWNMTFSGVEGAPAQSFPEPPYTTLDTTPVSREKPFLHLDGDDYKVFVPAKRTDARGTSWADGTPEGESIPLDQFYVVKPGATAQTINAAVDQGLHLLFTPGIYHVDEPIEIDRANTVALGLGLATIIPDNGVTAIKVGDVDGVKLAGLLVDAGPVNSSVLVEVGPDGSSGDHSANPTSLQDVFVRVGGAGAGKATTGMVVNSDDTIIDHTWLWRADHGDGVGWETNRSDYGLRVNGDDVLATGLFVEHFNKYDVQWYGENGKTIFFQNEKAYDAPNQAAIQNGDIKGYAAYKVDDSVTTHEGWGMGSYCFFNVDPTIRQQHGFQAPVKPGVKFHDLLVVSLGGKGQYDHVINDTGSPTSGDTTVPSQVVSFP from the coding sequence ATGCAAGTTCCCCCCACGAATCCAGCGGCCCCCACCGCGTCTCGTCGGCACCGGCGCTCCAAGGCGCTCGGCCTCGCCGCACTCGCCGTATCGCTGCTCATGGCCTTCCCCACAGCACAGTCGGCGTTCGGTGACGAGGCCGAGGACTTGCCCGGCGGGGGCGACCTCGGCCCCAACGTGCTGGTCTTCGACCCCTCGACTCCGGACATCCAGGGCAAGGTCGACGAGATCTTCAAGAAGCAGGAGTCCGCGCAGTTCGGCAGCGACCGCTACGCCCTGATGTTCAAGCCGGGCACCTACGACGACATCAACGCTCAGATCGGCTTCTACACCTCGATCGCGGGTCTCGGCCTGAACCCCGACGACACGACGTTCAACGGTGACGTCACCGTCGACGCCGGCTGGTTCGACGGCAACGCCACCCAGAACTTCTGGCGTTCGGCCGAGAACCTCGCCCTCAACCCCGTCAACGGCACCAACCGCTGGGCCGTCTCCCAGGCCGCCCCGTTCCGCCGTATGCACGTCAAGGGCGGACTCAACCTCGCGCCGAACGGCTACGGATGGGCCAGCGGCGGCTACATCGCCGACAGCAAGATCGACGGCCAGGTCGGCCCCTACTCCCAGCAGCAGTGGTACACCCGCGACAGCTCCGTCGGCAGCTGGGGCAACGGCGTCTGGAACATGACCTTCTCCGGCGTCGAGGGCGCCCCCGCCCAGAGCTTCCCCGAACCGCCCTACACCACCCTGGACACCACCCCGGTCTCCCGCGAGAAGCCCTTCCTCCACCTCGACGGTGACGACTACAAGGTGTTCGTCCCCGCCAAGCGCACCGACGCGCGGGGCACGAGCTGGGCCGACGGCACCCCTGAGGGCGAGTCGATCCCCCTCGACCAGTTCTACGTCGTGAAGCCCGGCGCCACCGCGCAGACCATCAACGCGGCCGTCGACCAAGGCCTGCACCTGCTGTTCACCCCGGGCATCTACCACGTCGACGAGCCCATCGAGATCGACCGCGCGAACACCGTCGCGCTCGGTCTCGGCCTCGCCACGATCATCCCGGACAACGGGGTGACCGCGATCAAGGTCGGCGATGTCGACGGCGTCAAGCTCGCCGGACTCCTCGTGGACGCGGGCCCGGTCAACTCCTCGGTCCTCGTCGAGGTGGGCCCGGACGGCTCCTCGGGCGACCACTCGGCCAACCCCACCAGTCTCCAGGACGTGTTCGTCCGGGTCGGTGGCGCGGGAGCCGGCAAGGCGACCACCGGCATGGTCGTCAACAGCGACGACACGATCATCGACCACACATGGCTCTGGCGCGCCGACCACGGGGACGGGGTCGGCTGGGAGACCAACCGGTCCGACTACGGGCTCCGGGTGAACGGTGACGACGTGCTGGCCACCGGGCTGTTCGTCGAGCACTTCAACAAGTACGACGTCCAGTGGTACGGCGAGAACGGGAAGACAATCTTCTTCCAGAACGAGAAGGCCTACGACGCCCCCAACCAGGCCGCCATCCAGAACGGCGACATCAAGGGCTACGCCGCCTACAAGGTCGACGACTCCGTGACCACCCACGAGGGCTGGGGCATGGGCAGCTACTGCTTCTTCAACGTCGACCCGACCATCCGCCAGCAGCACGGCTTCCAGGCCCCGGTGAAGCCCGGAGTGAAGTTCCACGACCTGCTCGTGGTCTCGCTCGGCGGCAAGGGGCAGTACGACCACGTCATCAACGACACCGGATCACCCACATCGGGTGACACCACCGTGCCTTCCCAGGTGGTGTCCTTCCCGTAG